One genomic segment of Lysobacter sp. 5GHs7-4 includes these proteins:
- a CDS encoding DUF6265 family protein, whose translation MKIAAKVWGVVLLLATVPALATEPAAAELGWMVGHWCSQADGERIDETWLPAVGGRLYGVSRTARGDKTASFEFLRIEPVDGVPTYLAQPGGGAATAFRLAESGPNRARFENPAHDFPQRIEYRREGERLHAQIAGPGRDGKELRIPFEYRRCGE comes from the coding sequence ATGAAGATCGCGGCGAAGGTATGGGGCGTGGTTCTGCTGCTGGCGACGGTGCCGGCGCTGGCCACCGAGCCGGCAGCGGCCGAACTGGGCTGGATGGTTGGGCACTGGTGCAGCCAGGCCGACGGCGAGCGTATCGACGAGACCTGGTTGCCGGCCGTGGGCGGGCGTTTGTACGGGGTGTCGCGCACCGCGCGCGGCGACAAGACCGCGTCCTTCGAGTTCCTGCGCATCGAGCCCGTGGACGGCGTGCCGACCTATCTGGCGCAGCCGGGCGGCGGAGCGGCGACCGCGTTCCGGCTCGCCGAGAGCGGGCCCAACCGGGCCCGGTTCGAGAATCCGGCGCACGACTTTCCGCAGCGCATCGAGTACCGGCGCGAGGGCGAGCGGTTGCATGCGCAGATCGCCGGGCCGGGGCGGGACGGGAAAGAGCTACGGATTCCGTTCGAGTACCGGCGCTGCGGGGAGTAG
- the pdhA gene encoding pyruvate dehydrogenase (acetyl-transferring) E1 component subunit alpha: MTVAATFEIEYLQYLGPDGTPVAELPPAFRDASQLLPLFKQMLFVRVFDTKAIALQRTGKLGTYAACLGHEATHVGIGASMQPDDVFAPSYREYGAQFMRGVLPREVLLYWGGDERGNDFSGPKKDFSWCVPISTQCLHAAGAALAFKLRKEKNLAVACCGDGGSSKTDFYAALNSAGAYQLPLILCVINNGWAISVPRSAQTGAKTLAQKGLAGGLHCLQVDGNDLIAVMEGMRRAAERARNGEGGSVIEFMTYRLHDHTTADDARRYRGEAEVKDAWTRDPVPRLRAYLTAQGLWNEEEEKAWAEECGKKVDIEINAYLETPVQPVEAMFDYLYADPPPDLLAQRAAALALEGRR, from the coding sequence ATGACCGTCGCCGCGACGTTCGAAATCGAATACCTGCAATACCTCGGCCCCGACGGCACGCCCGTCGCCGAACTGCCGCCCGCCTTCCGCGACGCCAGCCAACTGCTGCCGCTGTTCAAGCAGATGCTGTTCGTGCGCGTGTTCGACACCAAGGCCATCGCCCTGCAGCGCACCGGCAAGCTCGGCACCTACGCCGCCTGCCTGGGCCACGAGGCCACCCACGTCGGCATCGGCGCCTCGATGCAGCCGGACGACGTGTTCGCGCCCAGCTACCGCGAATACGGCGCGCAGTTCATGCGCGGCGTGCTGCCACGCGAAGTGCTGCTGTACTGGGGCGGCGACGAGCGCGGCAACGACTTCTCCGGCCCCAAGAAGGATTTCTCCTGGTGCGTGCCGATCTCGACCCAGTGCCTGCACGCCGCCGGCGCCGCGCTCGCGTTCAAACTGCGCAAGGAAAAGAACCTGGCCGTGGCCTGCTGCGGCGACGGCGGTTCGTCCAAGACCGACTTCTACGCCGCGCTGAACTCGGCCGGCGCCTACCAGCTGCCGCTGATCCTGTGCGTGATCAATAACGGCTGGGCGATCTCGGTGCCGCGTTCGGCGCAGACAGGCGCCAAGACCCTGGCCCAGAAGGGCCTGGCCGGCGGCCTGCACTGCCTGCAGGTGGACGGCAACGACCTGATCGCGGTGATGGAAGGCATGCGCCGCGCCGCCGAGCGCGCGCGCAACGGCGAAGGCGGCAGCGTGATCGAGTTCATGACCTACCGCCTGCACGACCACACCACCGCCGACGACGCGCGCCGCTACCGCGGCGAGGCCGAGGTCAAGGACGCCTGGACCCGCGACCCGGTGCCGCGCCTGCGCGCCTACCTGACCGCGCAGGGCCTGTGGAACGAGGAGGAGGAAAAGGCCTGGGCCGAGGAATGCGGCAAGAAGGTCGACATCGAGATCAACGCCTATCTGGAAACGCCGGTGCAACCGGTGGAGGCGATGTTCGATTACCTGTACGCCGATCCGCCGCCGGATCTGCTCGCGCAACGCGCCGCCGCGCTGGCCCTGGAGGGTCGCCGATGA
- a CDS encoding NUDIX domain-containing protein, with product MSAQVHECVGAFVVRGGRVLLGRRTATREFLAGAWDVFGGHVESGESELDALVRELDEEIGIRALRLQRLETIEGAQPVPWRLHLYVVAVWQGEPSNRQPEEHDALRWCERDEAVRCLGAAHPAFERLLDLALAAAAV from the coding sequence GTGAGCGCGCAGGTGCACGAATGCGTCGGCGCGTTCGTGGTCCGCGGCGGTCGTGTGCTCCTTGGCAGGCGCACGGCCACGCGCGAGTTCCTGGCCGGGGCCTGGGATGTGTTCGGCGGCCATGTCGAATCCGGCGAGAGCGAGCTGGACGCGCTGGTGCGCGAACTGGACGAGGAGATCGGCATCCGCGCGTTGCGGCTGCAACGCCTGGAGACCATCGAAGGCGCGCAGCCGGTGCCGTGGCGGTTGCATTTGTACGTAGTCGCCGTCTGGCAGGGCGAGCCGAGCAACCGCCAGCCCGAGGAACACGACGCGCTGCGCTGGTGCGAGCGCGACGAGGCGGTGCGCTGCCTGGGCGCGGCCCATCCCGCGTTCGAGCGTCTGCTGGACCTCGCGCTGGCCGCGGCAGCGGTCTAG
- a CDS encoding peptide MFS transporter, which translates to MSTSKHVEPEFLPPPPGELVGHPRALWMLFGAEMWERFAYYGMRALLAVYVASTFFSLLPEGEARAQASLTYGAYTALIYATGLFGGFVADRYLGYRPSIVLGGVIMAVGLFLLMIPQLTWFLLGLAIIVVGNGLFKPNISAMVGRLYAPGDPRRDSGFTIFYMGINVGGALAPIVCGAIIGKYYGYRWGFFAAGVGMIFGLMMFHWLRGQLGRIGESPAPQHNRARVLKVLLGCIVSVPLVYLMLSRTQIVGYILLAMMVGLTIYFVGGSLRSGDKIQMHRYIAMLLLFLAKILFWGMFEQAGTSLNFFAKDHVDAPFDFTLFQSANSVFIILLAPLFAWAWPRLDARNWNPSVPRKFALALVLVAVGFSVLIAGIAYMADGNGRIPWELLVLAYLFNTMGELCLSPIGLSMVSKLAAPKDTGMAMGAWFLCSAIGNYVAGLVAAVASGGDLGGLAQYSATYTHIAYAGFGMGAAFLLFAPFINKLMHGVK; encoded by the coding sequence ATGAGCACCAGCAAACACGTAGAACCCGAGTTCCTGCCGCCGCCGCCGGGCGAACTGGTCGGCCATCCGCGCGCGCTGTGGATGCTGTTCGGCGCCGAGATGTGGGAACGCTTCGCCTACTACGGCATGCGCGCGCTGCTGGCCGTGTACGTGGCCAGCACCTTCTTCAGCCTGCTGCCGGAAGGCGAGGCGCGCGCCCAGGCCAGCCTGACCTACGGCGCCTACACCGCGCTGATCTACGCCACCGGTCTGTTCGGCGGCTTCGTCGCCGACCGCTATCTGGGTTACCGGCCCTCGATCGTGCTCGGCGGCGTGATCATGGCGGTGGGCCTGTTCCTGCTGATGATTCCGCAGCTGACCTGGTTCCTGCTGGGCCTGGCGATCATCGTGGTCGGCAACGGCCTGTTCAAACCCAACATCTCGGCCATGGTCGGACGCCTGTACGCGCCCGGCGATCCGCGCCGCGACTCGGGCTTCACCATCTTCTACATGGGCATCAACGTCGGCGGCGCGCTGGCGCCGATCGTCTGCGGCGCGATCATCGGAAAGTACTACGGCTACCGCTGGGGCTTCTTCGCCGCCGGCGTGGGCATGATCTTCGGCCTGATGATGTTCCATTGGCTGCGCGGCCAGCTCGGCCGCATCGGCGAATCGCCGGCGCCGCAGCACAACCGCGCGCGCGTGCTGAAGGTGTTGCTGGGCTGCATCGTCTCGGTGCCGCTGGTGTACCTGATGCTCAGCCGCACCCAGATCGTGGGCTACATCCTGCTGGCGATGATGGTCGGACTGACCATCTACTTCGTCGGCGGCAGCCTGCGCAGCGGCGACAAGATCCAGATGCACCGCTACATCGCGATGCTGCTGCTGTTCCTGGCCAAGATCCTGTTCTGGGGCATGTTCGAACAGGCCGGCACCTCGCTGAACTTCTTCGCCAAGGACCACGTCGACGCGCCGTTCGACTTCACCTTGTTCCAGTCGGCGAACTCGGTGTTCATCATCCTGCTGGCGCCGCTGTTCGCCTGGGCCTGGCCGCGCCTGGATGCGCGCAACTGGAACCCGTCGGTGCCGCGCAAGTTCGCGCTGGCGCTGGTGCTGGTGGCGGTGGGTTTCAGCGTGCTGATCGCCGGCATCGCCTACATGGCCGACGGCAACGGCCGCATCCCGTGGGAACTGCTGGTGCTGGCCTACCTGTTCAACACCATGGGCGAGCTGTGTCTGTCGCCGATCGGCCTGTCGATGGTGTCCAAGCTGGCCGCGCCCAAGGACACCGGCATGGCCATGGGCGCCTGGTTCCTGTGCTCGGCCATCGGCAACTACGTGGCCGGCCTGGTCGCGGCGGTAGCCTCCGGCGGCGACCTGGGCGGCCTGGCGCAGTACTCGGCGACCTATACCCATATCGCCTACGCCGGCTTCGGCATGGGCGCGGCGTTCCTGCTGTTCGCGCCGTTCATCAATAAGTTGATGCATGGGGTGAAGTAG
- a CDS encoding helix-turn-helix transcriptional regulator has protein sequence MDYREQPAPPSLSRHVQCLWRLRDDDPAPQVQAIYADGRCELIAHTGAPMRLHGADGGSQLQAPLLFAAQQRGPIRLQPTGPVHCLGLRLTPAGSGLIAGARLAPLRDRIPDLHELDPAFAAAFAQAARACLADQGADELWRLLAQRAATHEPDDAIERAVALLDHADGDLRIADLADAVGLGLRNLQTRFLAEVGMTAKEYARVRRLQGLLRSLDEERSAIADAAARHGYSDQAHATHDLGRWTGTTPARLVRALRGDREGEATLRLAAAFVRGHSGVRAVALGR, from the coding sequence ATGGACTACCGCGAACAGCCCGCCCCGCCGTCGCTGAGCCGCCACGTGCAATGCCTGTGGCGGCTGCGCGACGACGATCCCGCGCCGCAGGTGCAGGCGATCTACGCCGACGGCCGTTGCGAGTTGATCGCGCACACCGGTGCGCCGATGCGCCTGCACGGCGCGGACGGCGGCTCGCAGTTGCAGGCGCCGCTGCTGTTCGCCGCCCAGCAGCGCGGCCCGATCCGGCTGCAGCCGACCGGCCCCGTGCATTGCCTGGGCCTGCGCCTGACGCCGGCCGGGTCCGGCCTGATCGCCGGCGCGCGCCTGGCCCCGCTGCGCGACCGCATTCCCGATCTGCACGAACTAGATCCGGCCTTCGCCGCCGCATTCGCGCAGGCCGCCCGCGCCTGCCTAGCCGACCAGGGCGCCGACGAACTGTGGCGCCTGCTCGCGCAGCGCGCCGCCACACACGAACCCGACGACGCCATTGAACGCGCCGTTGCCCTGCTCGACCACGCCGACGGCGACCTGCGCATCGCCGACCTCGCCGACGCCGTCGGCCTGGGCCTGCGCAACCTGCAGACGCGCTTCCTGGCCGAGGTCGGCATGACCGCGAAGGAGTACGCGCGCGTGCGGCGCCTGCAGGGCTTGTTGCGCAGCCTGGACGAGGAACGCAGCGCCATCGCCGACGCCGCCGCGCGCCACGGCTACAGCGATCAGGCCCACGCCACCCACGACCTCGGCCGCTGGACCGGCACCACGCCCGCGCGCCTGGTGCGCGCGCTGCGCGGCGATCGCGAGGGCGAAGCCACCCTGCGTCTGGCCGCGGCCTTCGTGCGCGGGCATTCGGGCGTACGCGCGGTGGCGCTGGGCCGCTAG
- a CDS encoding tryptophan 2,3-dioxygenase family protein, with product MTVEKNQRELETGIHTDLQGRITYGGYLQLDRLLSAQQGRADPPHHDELLFIIQHQVSELWMKLIIHELSAALEHLRKDQVWQCQKVIARCKQVLRQLTEQWSVLETLTPSEYMGFRDTLGPSSGFQSLQYRRIEFMLGNKNEGMLRVFAHDPQGQALLEGALAAPSLYDEFLMYLARFGHAIPAAHLQRDWRQPHVADAALQPVFERIYENTDLYWREYALCEDLVDLETQFQLWRFRHMRTVLRIIGFKRGTGGSSGVGFLKQALELTFFPELFEVRTSIGPGGTYPAP from the coding sequence ATGACCGTCGAGAAGAACCAGCGCGAACTGGAGACCGGTATCCACACCGATCTGCAGGGACGGATCACCTACGGCGGCTACCTGCAGTTGGACCGGCTGTTGTCGGCGCAGCAGGGCCGCGCCGATCCGCCGCACCACGACGAGTTGCTGTTCATCATCCAGCACCAGGTCTCGGAGCTATGGATGAAGCTGATCATCCACGAGCTGAGCGCGGCGCTGGAACATTTGCGCAAGGATCAGGTCTGGCAATGCCAGAAGGTGATCGCGCGTTGCAAGCAGGTGCTGCGCCAGCTGACCGAGCAGTGGTCGGTGCTGGAGACGCTGACGCCGTCGGAGTACATGGGCTTCCGCGACACGCTGGGGCCGTCGTCGGGCTTCCAGTCGCTGCAGTACCGGCGCATCGAGTTCATGCTGGGCAACAAGAACGAAGGCATGCTGCGCGTGTTCGCGCACGATCCGCAGGGCCAGGCGCTGCTGGAAGGCGCGTTGGCCGCGCCCAGCCTGTACGACGAATTCCTGATGTATCTGGCGCGTTTCGGCCATGCGATTCCGGCCGCGCATCTGCAGCGCGACTGGCGCCAGCCGCACGTCGCGGACGCGGCCTTGCAGCCGGTGTTCGAGCGCATCTACGAGAACACCGATCTGTATTGGCGCGAGTACGCGCTGTGCGAAGACTTGGTCGATCTGGAAACGCAGTTCCAGCTGTGGCGTTTCCGCCACATGCGCACCGTGCTGCGCATCATCGGCTTCAAGCGCGGCACCGGCGGTTCCAGCGGCGTGGGCTTCCTCAAGCAGGCGCTGGAGCTGACCTTCTTCCCCGAACTGTTCGAAGTGCGCACCAGCATCGGGCCGGGTGGCACCTACCCGGCGCCGTGA
- a CDS encoding lamin tail domain-containing protein — MDKFLGRCAAVALAFLISGGAHAQVVISQVYGGGGNSGATLKSDFIELRNNGTSPVDLSGWSVQYASSAGTSWARTALTGTIPAGGYYLIKQADGAGGTVDLPTPDATGTLAMAGTAGKVALVNNNVSLSGACPVGGATVIDFVGYGTAANCSETAPTATLTNSTAALRKNDGATDTGNNSADFSTGAPTPRNTGTAPPNPPDPPVALTIAQIQGDGLLSAYDDKLVVTEGIVTARKFNNGFFLQAANDDGNPATSEAVFVFTGAAPPASAAVGNRVRVTAKVDEFTPPSNPNQLSITELVSPTVELLETGVALPAAVELTAAELGANATPGTLERLEAMRVSVAQSVAVSGSDGSIDEDDANSSSDGVFYVRLPEVAVPFREPGIGIMDTIPIPAGKNPPRFDTNQERLMVRSRGQIGALPLSVDGQAAISGLLGVLDYFAGTWALLPDTATPPTFAGGKQPEAVADAAYEDITIGGFNLLRFFDEVPESNGAPTLKPEAVEKRLGKTSAAICQYLKTPDILGVVEVENVSILGRLADRINSTCASAPGYVPYLVSGNDPGGINVGFLVATRDSGAGQPRVEVVEVVQYGKDATFANPNGSTALLNDRPPLLLRAIVHQDNGASYPITVIANHLRSLNGIDDVAAGGNGWSTEGARVRAKRGAQAAYLAGLIEQMQQTNPNEKIVLVGDFNAFEFNDGYTDVLGIIKGEEAAEDQVLTYVDSPLTSIFVDGSQLIADPAQRYSYVFEGNAQTLDHVLVNEALVMDNVGLSVDHARINADFGVFRFGDASQPLRVSDHDPVRLVLSVPGFRSADLAVSAAASTASARAGQTVTYTAGVFNAGPNAADSAAVAFVFDALVAPVATAPAGWTCAAPVQDATTTTVTCTTASLASQGSATFSLNVVLPALASGSPLRMAVAAQSQTRDPANGDNQASAQVVVTTLADLSVQIAGGALPVRKGAIATFLVPVTNAGPDAAAQPKLVLTGNVAVSAAAVAAPSGWTCARTSVPTGFRAECSRNGNLNRGTQWFALAVVVPERPAVGSNLVFDANISAQTPDPVAGNNSDTISVQIRR, encoded by the coding sequence ATGGACAAGTTCTTAGGCCGCTGCGCGGCCGTGGCTTTGGCGTTCCTGATATCCGGCGGCGCGCATGCGCAGGTCGTGATCAGTCAGGTCTACGGCGGTGGCGGCAATTCCGGCGCCACGCTGAAAAGCGACTTCATCGAATTGCGCAACAACGGCACCTCGCCGGTCGACCTGAGCGGATGGAGCGTGCAGTACGCGTCCTCCGCCGGCACCAGCTGGGCGCGCACCGCGCTGACCGGCACGATTCCGGCGGGCGGCTACTACCTGATCAAGCAGGCCGACGGCGCCGGCGGCACCGTCGACCTGCCCACGCCCGACGCGACCGGCACGCTGGCCATGGCCGGCACCGCCGGCAAGGTCGCGCTGGTCAACAACAACGTTTCGCTGAGCGGCGCCTGCCCGGTCGGCGGCGCCACCGTGATCGACTTCGTCGGTTACGGCACCGCCGCCAACTGCTCGGAGACCGCGCCCACCGCGACGCTGACCAACTCCACCGCGGCGCTGCGCAAGAACGACGGCGCCACCGACACCGGCAACAACAGCGCCGACTTCAGCACCGGCGCGCCGACGCCGCGCAACACCGGCACCGCGCCGCCGAACCCGCCGGATCCGCCGGTCGCGCTGACCATCGCCCAGATCCAGGGCGACGGCCTGCTGTCGGCCTACGACGACAAGCTGGTGGTCACCGAGGGCATCGTCACCGCGCGCAAGTTCAACAACGGCTTCTTCCTGCAGGCCGCCAACGACGACGGCAACCCGGCCACCTCCGAGGCGGTGTTCGTGTTCACCGGCGCGGCGCCGCCGGCCAGCGCCGCGGTCGGCAACCGTGTGCGCGTGACCGCCAAGGTCGATGAGTTCACGCCGCCGTCCAACCCGAACCAGCTCAGCATCACCGAACTGGTCTCGCCGACCGTGGAGCTGCTGGAAACCGGCGTGGCCCTGCCCGCCGCGGTCGAACTGACCGCCGCCGAACTCGGCGCCAACGCCACTCCGGGCACGCTGGAACGCCTGGAAGCGATGCGCGTGAGCGTGGCCCAGTCGGTGGCGGTCTCCGGCAGCGACGGCAGCATCGACGAGGACGACGCCAACTCCTCCAGCGACGGCGTGTTCTACGTGCGTCTGCCGGAAGTGGCGGTGCCGTTCCGCGAGCCCGGCATCGGCATCATGGACACCATCCCGATCCCGGCCGGCAAGAATCCGCCGCGCTTCGACACCAACCAGGAGCGCCTGATGGTGCGCAGCCGCGGCCAGATCGGCGCGCTGCCGCTGTCGGTCGACGGCCAGGCCGCTATCTCCGGCCTGCTCGGCGTGCTCGACTACTTCGCCGGCACCTGGGCGCTGCTGCCCGACACCGCGACCCCGCCGACCTTCGCCGGCGGCAAGCAGCCCGAAGCGGTGGCCGACGCGGCCTACGAAGACATCACCATCGGCGGCTTCAACCTGCTGCGCTTCTTCGACGAAGTGCCGGAGAGCAACGGCGCGCCGACGCTGAAGCCCGAAGCGGTGGAGAAGCGTCTGGGCAAGACTTCGGCGGCGATCTGCCAGTACCTGAAGACGCCCGACATCCTGGGCGTGGTCGAGGTCGAGAACGTCAGCATCCTCGGCCGCCTGGCCGACCGCATCAACAGCACCTGCGCCAGCGCGCCGGGCTACGTGCCCTACCTGGTCTCGGGCAACGATCCGGGCGGCATCAACGTCGGCTTCCTGGTCGCCACCCGCGACAGCGGCGCCGGTCAGCCGCGCGTGGAAGTGGTCGAGGTGGTGCAGTACGGCAAGGACGCGACCTTCGCCAATCCGAACGGCAGCACCGCCCTGCTCAACGACCGCCCGCCGCTGCTGTTGCGCGCGATCGTGCACCAGGACAACGGCGCGTCGTATCCGATCACGGTGATCGCCAACCACCTGCGCTCGCTCAACGGCATCGACGACGTCGCCGCCGGCGGCAACGGCTGGTCCACCGAGGGCGCGCGCGTGCGCGCCAAGCGCGGCGCGCAGGCGGCCTATCTGGCCGGCCTGATCGAGCAGATGCAGCAGACCAACCCGAACGAAAAGATCGTGCTGGTCGGCGACTTCAACGCGTTCGAGTTCAACGACGGCTACACCGACGTGCTGGGCATCATCAAGGGCGAGGAAGCCGCCGAAGACCAGGTGCTGACCTACGTCGACAGCCCGCTGACCTCGATCTTCGTCGACGGTTCGCAGCTGATCGCCGATCCGGCCCAGCGCTACTCGTACGTGTTCGAAGGCAACGCGCAGACCCTGGACCACGTGCTGGTCAACGAAGCGCTGGTGATGGACAACGTCGGCCTGTCGGTCGACCACGCCCGCATCAACGCCGACTTCGGCGTGTTCCGCTTCGGCGACGCCAGCCAGCCGCTGCGCGTGTCCGATCACGACCCGGTGCGCCTGGTCCTGAGCGTGCCGGGCTTCCGCAGCGCCGACCTGGCCGTCAGCGCCGCCGCCAGCACCGCCAGCGCCCGTGCCGGCCAGACCGTCACCTACACCGCCGGCGTGTTCAACGCCGGTCCCAACGCGGCCGACTCGGCCGCCGTGGCCTTCGTGTTCGACGCCCTGGTGGCGCCGGTCGCGACCGCCCCGGCCGGCTGGACCTGCGCCGCGCCGGTGCAGGACGCCACCACCACCACCGTCACCTGCACCACCGCCAGCCTGGCCTCGCAGGGCTCGGCCACGTTCTCGCTCAACGTGGTGCTGCCGGCCCTGGCCAGCGGCTCGCCGCTGCGCATGGCGGTGGCCGCGCAGTCGCAGACCCGCGACCCGGCCAACGGCGACAACCAGGCCTCGGCGCAAGTCGTGGTCACCACCCTGGCCGACCTGTCGGTGCAGATCGCCGGCGGCGCGCTGCCGGTGCGCAAGGGCGCGATCGCGACCTTCCTGGTGCCGGTGACCAACGCCGGCCCGGACGCCGCGGCCCAGCCCAAGCTGGTGCTGACCGGCAACGTCGCGGTCTCGGCCGCGGCGGTCGCCGCACCGTCCGGCTGGACCTGCGCCCGCACCTCGGTGCCGACCGGTTTCCGCGCCGAATGCAGCCGCAACGGCAACCTGAACCGCGGTACCCAGTGGTTCGCGCTGGCGGTGGTCGTGCCGGAACGCCCGGCCGTGGGCAGCAACCTGGTGTTCGACGCGAACATCAGCGCGCAGACCCCGGACCCGGTTGCCGGCAACAACAGCGACACGATCAGCGTGCAGATCCGCCGCTGA
- a CDS encoding MarR family transcriptional regulator: MNKSRPRHAELDLEHFLPYRLSVLSNRVSSAIARVYSERFALSVTEWRVMAVLGRYPGLSANEVAQRTAMDKVAVSRAVARLIEAGRLARETHDDDRRRSVLQLSPDGYKIYDEVAPLALAFERRLLDGMDGTERELLFRLLDRLDELEIRAEAELPVAG, encoded by the coding sequence ATGAACAAGTCCCGCCCCCGCCATGCCGAGCTCGATCTCGAGCATTTCCTGCCCTACCGCCTGTCGGTGCTGTCCAACCGGGTCAGCAGCGCGATCGCCCGCGTCTATTCCGAGCGTTTCGCCCTGAGCGTGACCGAGTGGCGGGTGATGGCGGTGCTGGGCCGCTATCCGGGGCTGTCGGCGAACGAGGTCGCCCAGCGCACGGCGATGGACAAGGTCGCCGTCAGCCGCGCGGTGGCGCGCCTGATCGAAGCCGGCCGCCTGGCGCGCGAGACCCACGACGACGACCGCCGCCGCTCGGTGCTGCAGCTGTCGCCGGACGGCTACAAGATCTACGACGAGGTCGCGCCGCTGGCGCTGGCCTTCGAGCGCCGCCTGCTGGACGGCATGGACGGCACCGAGCGCGAGCTGTTGTTCCGCTTGCTGGACCGGCTGGATGAGCTGGAGATCCGCGCCGAGGCGGAGTTGCCGGTCGCGGGCTGA
- a CDS encoding oligopeptide:H+ symporter yields the protein MSGAATTTGQTPIPEFKQVLGHPKPLWMLFMSEFWERFAFYGIRWAMVLYIVAQFHGGDAGFQKPASELYGAYLALVYASAIFGGYIADKLIGYQRSILLGALIMATGLFLLASPTETMFKLGLATIIVGNGLFKPIISTMVGKLYLQGDERRDSGFTIFYMGINLGAFLAPLLTQYLAQKVFGVDGTPAYKVVFIASGVGMVLSLIWFWFGRSQLKGIGLPPPDKTGLTRSVLVLAGAALIAIPVFYFLLTINALVLQYILIALLIVPAIMLVVEGIREGKVSRDKVIAMLIILTFNVFFWCFFEQAGSSFNFLADNIVDRNIGFEGLFMALAGEPSFPVSWFQSVNSVAIITLAPIIAWIWIRMGRANPSIPRKFGLGLIFNGLAFLLLMFALINLIAPDTGKIPFWTLFAVYWIQSVGELCLSPIGLSMVTKLAPVRLTGFAMGAWFLSIAIGNNLAGIFAGQASGETGMTAASALTAYTMGFYILAGAGLLLFLIAPLINRLMHGVK from the coding sequence ATGAGCGGAGCCGCAACGACGACGGGCCAAACGCCCATTCCGGAATTCAAGCAGGTCCTGGGGCATCCCAAACCCCTGTGGATGCTGTTCATGTCGGAATTCTGGGAGCGCTTCGCGTTCTACGGCATCCGCTGGGCGATGGTGTTGTACATCGTGGCGCAGTTCCACGGCGGCGACGCCGGCTTCCAGAAGCCGGCCAGCGAGCTCTACGGCGCCTATCTGGCGCTGGTCTACGCCTCGGCCATCTTCGGCGGCTACATCGCCGACAAGCTGATCGGTTACCAACGCTCGATCCTGCTGGGCGCGCTGATCATGGCGACCGGTCTGTTCTTGCTGGCCTCGCCGACCGAGACCATGTTCAAGCTCGGCCTGGCCACGATCATCGTCGGCAACGGCCTGTTCAAGCCGATCATCTCGACCATGGTCGGCAAGCTCTACCTGCAGGGCGACGAGCGCCGCGACTCGGGCTTCACCATTTTCTACATGGGCATCAACCTGGGCGCGTTCCTGGCCCCGCTGCTGACCCAGTACCTGGCGCAGAAGGTGTTTGGCGTCGACGGCACGCCGGCCTACAAGGTGGTGTTCATCGCCTCGGGCGTCGGCATGGTGCTGAGCCTGATCTGGTTCTGGTTCGGCCGCTCGCAGCTCAAGGGCATCGGCCTGCCGCCGCCGGACAAGACCGGCCTGACCCGTAGCGTGCTGGTGCTGGCGGGCGCCGCGCTGATCGCGATCCCGGTGTTCTACTTCCTGCTGACCATCAATGCGCTGGTGCTGCAGTACATCCTGATCGCGCTGCTGATCGTTCCGGCGATCATGTTGGTCGTCGAAGGCATCCGCGAGGGCAAGGTCTCGCGCGACAAGGTGATCGCGATGCTGATCATCCTGACCTTCAACGTGTTCTTCTGGTGCTTCTTCGAGCAGGCCGGCAGTTCCTTCAACTTCCTGGCCGACAACATCGTCGACCGCAACATCGGCTTCGAAGGCCTGTTCATGGCCCTGGCCGGCGAACCCTCGTTCCCGGTGTCGTGGTTCCAGAGCGTGAACTCGGTGGCCATCATCACCCTGGCCCCGATCATCGCCTGGATCTGGATCCGCATGGGCCGCGCCAATCCGTCGATCCCGCGCAAGTTCGGCCTGGGCCTGATCTTCAACGGCCTGGCGTTCCTGCTGCTGATGTTCGCGCTGATCAACCTGATCGCGCCGGACACCGGCAAGATCCCGTTCTGGACGCTGTTCGCGGTGTACTGGATCCAGTCGGTCGGCGAGCTGTGCCTGTCGCCCATCGGCCTGTCGATGGTGACCAAGCTGGCGCCGGTGCGCCTGACCGGTTTCGCCATGGGCGCCTGGTTCCTGTCGATCGCGATCGGCAACAACCTCGCCGGCATCTTCGCCGGTCAGGCCAGCGGCGAGACCGGCATGACCGCGGCCTCGGCGCTCACCGCCTACACCATGGGCTTCTACATCCTGGCCGGCGCGGGTCTGCTGCTGTTCCTGATCGCACCGCTGATCAACCGGCTGATGCACGGCGTCAAGTAA